From the Harpia harpyja isolate bHarHar1 chromosome 16, bHarHar1 primary haplotype, whole genome shotgun sequence genome, one window contains:
- the GRK2 gene encoding beta-adrenergic receptor kinase 1 isoform X2, producing MADLEAVLADVSYLMAMEKSRAAPAARASKRILLPEPSIRSVMQKYLEDRGEVTFDKIFTQKIGYLLFRDFAFNQAEEAKPLMEFYEEIKKYEKLDSEEERAARSRHIFDHYIMKELLACSHPFSKSATEHVQSRLSKKQVPPDLFQPYIEEICQNLRGGIFQKFIESDKFTRFCQWKNVELNIHLTMNDFSVHRIIGRGGFGEVYGCRKADTGKMYAMKCLDKKRIKMKQGETLALNERIMLSLVSTGDCPFIVCMSYAFHTPDKLSFILDLMNGGDLHYHLSQHGVFSEAEMRFYAAEIILGLEHMHSRFVVYRDLKPANILLDEFGHVRISDLGLACDFSKKKPHASVGTHGYMAPEVLQKGVAYDSSADWFSLGCMLFKLLRGHSPFRQHKTKDKHEIDRMTLTMAVELPDSFSPELRSLLEGLLQRDVNRRLGCMGRGAQEVKEEPFFKGLDWQMVFLQKYPPPLIPPRGEVNAADAFDIGSFDEEDTKGIKLLESDQELYRNFPLTISERWQQEVTETVFEAVNADTDKLEARKKAKNKQLGHEEEYAMGKDCIMHGYMAKLGNPFLTQWQRRYFYLFPNRLEWRGEGESPSLLTMEEIDSVEETQVKERKCILLRIRGGKQFVLQCDSDPELVQWRKELRDAQRQAQQLLQRVPRMQNKPRSPVVELSKVPFIQRSANGL from the exons ATGGCGGACCTGGAGGCGGTGCTGGCGGACGTGAGCTACCTGATGGCCATGGAGAagagccgcgccgcgcccgccgcccgcgccaGCAAGAGGATCCTCCTGCCCGAGCCCAG CATCCGCAGCGTCATGCAGAAGTACCTGGAGGACCGGGGAGAGGTGACGTTCGACAAGATCTTCACGCAGAAGATCG GGTACCTGCTCTTCCGGGACTTCGCCTTTAACCAGGCAGAGGAGGCCAAACCCCTGATGGAGTTTTATGAGGAG ATCAAGAAGTACGAGAAGCTGGACTCGGAGGAGGAGCGAGCCGCCCGGAGCCGCCACATCTTTGACCATTACATCATGAAGGAGCTGCTGGCCTGCTCCCAC CCCTTCTCCAAGAGTGCCACGGAGCATGTCCAGAGCCGCCTGAGCAAGAAGCAGGTGCCCCCAGACCTCTTCCAG CCCTACATTGAGGAGATCTGCCAGAACCTGCGTGGGGGCATCTTCCAGAAATTCATTGAGAG CGACAAGTTCACGCGGTTCTGCCAGTGGAAGAACGTGGAGCTGAACATCCAT CTCACCATGAACGACTTCAGCGTTCACCGAATCATCGGCCGCGGCGGTTTCGGGGAGGTCTACGGCTGCCGGAAAGCAGATACAGGCAAAAT GTACGCCATGAAGTGTTTGGACAAGAAACGCATCAAGATGAAGCAGGGCGAGACCCTGGCCCTCAACGAGCGCATCATGCTGTCCCTCGTCAGCACCGGG GACTGCCCGTTCATCGTGTGCATGTCGTACGCCTTCCACACACCCGACAAGCTCAGCTTCATCCTCGACCTCATGAACG GGGGAGACCTGCATTATCACCTGTCCCAGCACGGCGTCTTCTCGGAGGCAGAGATGAGGTTCTACGCGGCCGAGATCATCCTGGGCCTGGAGCACATGCACAGCCGCTTCGTGGTGTACCGCGACCTCAAG CCGGCAAACATCCTCCTGGATGAGTTTGGGCACGTCCGCATCTCAGACCTGGGCCTGGCCTGCGACTTCTCCAAAAAGAAGCCCCATGCCAGTGT GGGCACCCATGGGTACATGGCTCCGGAGGTGCTGCAGAAAGGAGTGGCGTACGACAGCAGCGCCGACTGGTTCTCGCTGGGCTGCATGCTCTTCAAGCTGCTCCGGGG GCACAGCCCCTTTCGGCAGCACAAGACCAAAGACAAGCACGAGATCGACCGTATGACCCTCACTATG GCCGTCGAGCTGCCGGACTCCTTCTCCCCCGAGCTGCGCTCCCTGCTCGAGGGGCTGCTGCAGCGAGATGTCAACCGGCGGCTGGGCTGCATGGGGCGCGG ggctcaggaggTGAAGGAGGAGCCCTTCTTCAAGGGCCTGGACTGGCAGATGGTTTTCCTGCAGAAG TACCCGCCGCCCCTGATCCCACCCCGCGGCGAGGTGAATGCAGCTGACGCCTTCGACATCGGCTCCTTCGATGAGGAGGACACGAAGGGCATCAAG CTGCTGGAGAGCGACCAGGAGCTGTACCGCAACTTCCCGCTCACCATCTCCGAGCGGTGGCAGCAGGAGGTGACGGAGACCGTCTTCGAAGCCGTCAACGCCGACACCGACAAGCTGGAGGCTCGCAAGAAGGCCAAGAACAAACAGCTGGGCCACGAGGAGG AGTACGCCATGGGCAAGGACTGCATCATGCACGGGTACATGGCCAAGCTGGGCAACCCCTTCCTGACGCAGTGGCAGCGCCGCTACTTCTACCTCTTCCCCAACCGCCTCGAGTGGCGTGGGGAGGGCGAGTCGCCG tccctgctCACCATGGAGGAAATCGACTCGGTGGAGGAGACGCAGGTGAAGGAGCGCAAGTGCATCCTGCTCCGCATCCGCGGCGGCAAGCAGTTCGTGCTGCAGTGCGAT AGCGACCCCGAGCTGGTGCAGTGGCGGAAGGAGCTGCGGGACGCCCAGCGCCAggcccagcagctgctgcagcggGTGCCACGCATGCAGAACAAGCCGCGCTCGCCCGTGGTGGAGCTCAGCAAAGTGCCGTTCATCCAGCGCTCCGCCAACGGGCTCTGA
- the GRK2 gene encoding beta-adrenergic receptor kinase 1 isoform X1 translates to MADLEAVLADVSYLMAMEKSRAAPAARASKRILLPEPSIRSVMQKYLEDRGEVTFDKIFTQKIGYLLFRDFAFNQAEEAKPLMEFYEEIKKYEKLDSEEERAARSRHIFDHYIMKELLACSHPFSKSATEHVQSRLSKKQVPPDLFQPYIEEICQNLRGGIFQKFIESDKFTRFCQWKNVELNIHLTMNDFSVHRIIGRGGFGEVYGCRKADTGKMYAMKCLDKKRIKMKQGETLALNERIMLSLVSTGDCPFIVCMSYAFHTPDKLSFILDLMNGGDLHYHLSQHGVFSEAEMRFYAAEIILGLEHMHSRFVVYRDLKPANILLDEFGHVRISDLGLACDFSKKKPHASVGTHGYMAPEVLQKGVAYDSSADWFSLGCMLFKLLRGHSPFRQHKTKDKHEIDRMTLTMAVELPDSFSPELRSLLEGLLQRDVNRRLGCMGRGAQEVKEEPFFKGLDWQMVFLQKYPPPLIPPRGEVNAADAFDIGSFDEEDTKGIKLLESDQELYRNFPLTISERWQQEVTETVFEAVNADTDKLEARKKAKNKQLGHEEEYAMGKDCIMHGYMAKLGNPFLTQWQRRYFYLFPNRLEWRGEGESPQSLLTMEEIDSVEETQVKERKCILLRIRGGKQFVLQCDSDPELVQWRKELRDAQRQAQQLLQRVPRMQNKPRSPVVELSKVPFIQRSANGL, encoded by the exons ATGGCGGACCTGGAGGCGGTGCTGGCGGACGTGAGCTACCTGATGGCCATGGAGAagagccgcgccgcgcccgccgcccgcgccaGCAAGAGGATCCTCCTGCCCGAGCCCAG CATCCGCAGCGTCATGCAGAAGTACCTGGAGGACCGGGGAGAGGTGACGTTCGACAAGATCTTCACGCAGAAGATCG GGTACCTGCTCTTCCGGGACTTCGCCTTTAACCAGGCAGAGGAGGCCAAACCCCTGATGGAGTTTTATGAGGAG ATCAAGAAGTACGAGAAGCTGGACTCGGAGGAGGAGCGAGCCGCCCGGAGCCGCCACATCTTTGACCATTACATCATGAAGGAGCTGCTGGCCTGCTCCCAC CCCTTCTCCAAGAGTGCCACGGAGCATGTCCAGAGCCGCCTGAGCAAGAAGCAGGTGCCCCCAGACCTCTTCCAG CCCTACATTGAGGAGATCTGCCAGAACCTGCGTGGGGGCATCTTCCAGAAATTCATTGAGAG CGACAAGTTCACGCGGTTCTGCCAGTGGAAGAACGTGGAGCTGAACATCCAT CTCACCATGAACGACTTCAGCGTTCACCGAATCATCGGCCGCGGCGGTTTCGGGGAGGTCTACGGCTGCCGGAAAGCAGATACAGGCAAAAT GTACGCCATGAAGTGTTTGGACAAGAAACGCATCAAGATGAAGCAGGGCGAGACCCTGGCCCTCAACGAGCGCATCATGCTGTCCCTCGTCAGCACCGGG GACTGCCCGTTCATCGTGTGCATGTCGTACGCCTTCCACACACCCGACAAGCTCAGCTTCATCCTCGACCTCATGAACG GGGGAGACCTGCATTATCACCTGTCCCAGCACGGCGTCTTCTCGGAGGCAGAGATGAGGTTCTACGCGGCCGAGATCATCCTGGGCCTGGAGCACATGCACAGCCGCTTCGTGGTGTACCGCGACCTCAAG CCGGCAAACATCCTCCTGGATGAGTTTGGGCACGTCCGCATCTCAGACCTGGGCCTGGCCTGCGACTTCTCCAAAAAGAAGCCCCATGCCAGTGT GGGCACCCATGGGTACATGGCTCCGGAGGTGCTGCAGAAAGGAGTGGCGTACGACAGCAGCGCCGACTGGTTCTCGCTGGGCTGCATGCTCTTCAAGCTGCTCCGGGG GCACAGCCCCTTTCGGCAGCACAAGACCAAAGACAAGCACGAGATCGACCGTATGACCCTCACTATG GCCGTCGAGCTGCCGGACTCCTTCTCCCCCGAGCTGCGCTCCCTGCTCGAGGGGCTGCTGCAGCGAGATGTCAACCGGCGGCTGGGCTGCATGGGGCGCGG ggctcaggaggTGAAGGAGGAGCCCTTCTTCAAGGGCCTGGACTGGCAGATGGTTTTCCTGCAGAAG TACCCGCCGCCCCTGATCCCACCCCGCGGCGAGGTGAATGCAGCTGACGCCTTCGACATCGGCTCCTTCGATGAGGAGGACACGAAGGGCATCAAG CTGCTGGAGAGCGACCAGGAGCTGTACCGCAACTTCCCGCTCACCATCTCCGAGCGGTGGCAGCAGGAGGTGACGGAGACCGTCTTCGAAGCCGTCAACGCCGACACCGACAAGCTGGAGGCTCGCAAGAAGGCCAAGAACAAACAGCTGGGCCACGAGGAGG AGTACGCCATGGGCAAGGACTGCATCATGCACGGGTACATGGCCAAGCTGGGCAACCCCTTCCTGACGCAGTGGCAGCGCCGCTACTTCTACCTCTTCCCCAACCGCCTCGAGTGGCGTGGGGAGGGCGAGTCGCCG cagtccctgctCACCATGGAGGAAATCGACTCGGTGGAGGAGACGCAGGTGAAGGAGCGCAAGTGCATCCTGCTCCGCATCCGCGGCGGCAAGCAGTTCGTGCTGCAGTGCGAT AGCGACCCCGAGCTGGTGCAGTGGCGGAAGGAGCTGCGGGACGCCCAGCGCCAggcccagcagctgctgcagcggGTGCCACGCATGCAGAACAAGCCGCGCTCGCCCGTGGTGGAGCTCAGCAAAGTGCCGTTCATCCAGCGCTCCGCCAACGGGCTCTGA